GTCGCCTACGAGTCCGGGCTCGTGGTGGCGCGGGGAGACGACGGCACACGCGGGCGCGGGTGCGTCAGCCGATGAGCAGACCGAGCCCGGCGAGGAACCCGATCCCCGCGAGGACGGACAGGAGCGCCCAGCGGCGCGCGTGCGGGACCTGACGGCCGAACGCCGCCGCCGCGAGGACGAAGAGCACGCCGGGGACGCCCCAGATGAGCCACGTGGCGCCGAAGTTGAACCAGCCCTGAGCGCTCATGTCGCTGATGCCCTTGTCGACCGGTTCCCTCAGCCCGGCGAGGATGACCAGCTTCACCACGGTCTCGGCGAGCGGGTAGGCCAGCTGGACGGCGCCTGCCCCCCACAGCCCGCCGAGCACGACCCAGCCGGGCAGCCGCCTCCCCCAGGGCTGGATGGACGCGAGCGCCACGGCGACCGTCACGAGGCGCAGTCCGATCGCGAGGACGACGACCTCCTGGTCCGCCGTGCTGCCTCCGCGCAGCCGGGACCAGACGAGCGCCCCGCCGGCGACAAGGCAGAACGTGCCGACCCAGGCGGCGGCGAGCGCAGCGGGCCAGCGTGGCGGTGGACCGTCGGCGGTGACGACCGGTCGTGGGGCTCGCGATGTCATCCCCCGACGGTGCCCGTGCAGGCTAGCGCGGCGCATCGGGTATCACCCCGGCCGGCGCCCTGACGCGCACGGACCGGACCCTGACGCGCGGACCGTCGTCGGTCGGCCGCTCGCTCGCGGACGTCTTCCCGGTGCGGTCGCGGCGGCACGTGGCCGGTCCGCGCGATCAGTCGTCTGCCGGCACGAGACCCGCGACGAAGTTCCCGAACCCGTTGACCCCGTAGCGGGTGCCGTCGCCGTACCGGACCGGCAGGAAGGCCGCGACGTCGACCACGACCGCGTCGTCCACCACCCAGCACGTCGCCCGCGGCGTGCCGCCGTTCCAGCGCAGGTAGTGCTCCCGCACGTCGCGCGGGAGCGTGAGGCCGAGCGAGTCCTCGACGGCGTCGAGATCGGCGGCCGTCAGTGCCGGAGCGCAGTGATCGAGCACGACTCCTCCTCCGGTGACGGCTGCGCCGGTACCGAGCCGGCCGGCCCGGTTCGACCTGCGGTCCAGTGACCTGCGTCCGCCGGTTGAACCGTTTTGGAACACCGCGAACAGGTTCCGGACCCACCGACCGCTGGCACGATGGCGACGATCGATGTGAGCGCTCACATGGCACGGCGACCGGCAGCCGAACCCGGTGGGATGCCGTCGACCACCACCACGACCACCGCACAAGGGAGTGCTCTCGTGAGAAGTTCTCGACGTCGTCGCTGGTGCACCGCGCTGGCCACGACCGCGCTGACGGTGTCCGCGATCGCCCTCGGCGTGCCCGCGCAGGCCGCCTCTCCGGTCGCCACGGCGGCCGCGCCCACGGTCGACGAGCCGGCACCCCTGCCGCCGCTCGGCTGGAACAGCTGGAACACCTTCTACTGCAACATCGACGAGCAGATGGTCCGCCAGACGGCGGACGCGATGGTGAGCTCGGGGATGGCGGCCGCGGGGTACCAGTACGTCGTCGTGGACGACTGCTGGATGCAGGACACCCGCGACGCGAACGGCAACCTGCGCGCCCGCACCGACCGGTTCCCGTCGGGGATGAAGGCGCTGGGCGACTACATCCACGGCAAGGGACTGAAGTTCGGGATCTACCACGCGCCGCGCGAGAAGACCTGCAACCAGTACTTCGCCAACCTCCCGGGGACGTCGTCGTACGGGCGCGAGACGCAGGACGCGAACCTCTTCGCGTCGTGGGGCGTCGACTACGTCAAGCACGACTGGTGCGACCCGCGCGGCAGCGCGAGCGAGCAGGCGACCGTCTTCAAGCGGTTCGGTGACGCGCTCAAGGCCACCGGCCGCCCGATCGTCTACTCGATCAACCCGAACAGCGCGCACTCCAACACCGCGCCGACGTACTCCGGCTGGGGCGCGTTCTCCGACATGTGGCGCACGTCCGAGGACCTGTCGGCGTCCTGGTCGACGGGATGCTCCCCGTCCGCCGACTGCTTCGTCGGCATCACCGAGGCGCTCGACATCGTCGAGCCCATGCGCGAGTGGACCAAGCCGGGTCAGTACAACGACCCCGACATGCTGATGGTCGGCGTGCGGAACGCGCTGACGGCCACGGAGAACCGGGCGCACCTGAGCATGTGGGCGATGCTCAGCGCCCCGCTCATCGCGGGCAACGACCTGCGGAACATGTCCGCCGACGTGCGCGCCGTCCTCACCAACCGCGACGTCCTCGCGATCGACCAGGACCCGCTCGTGCGCCAGGCCGACCGCGTGCGGGACGACGGTGACGCCGAGGTCTGGGCGAAGCCGCTCGCGGACGGCTCCGTCGCCGTCGTCCTGCTCAACCGCGGCTCCGGCAGTCGCCAGATCTCGACGACGCTCGGACAGGTCGGGCTGGGGTCCGGGACGCACCAGTACCGCGAGGTGTGGACCGGTGCGACGGGCACG
The sequence above is a segment of the Cellulomonas fimi genome. Coding sequences within it:
- a CDS encoding SMI1/KNR4 family protein, producing the protein MLDHCAPALTAADLDAVEDSLGLTLPRDVREHYLRWNGGTPRATCWVVDDAVVVDVAAFLPVRYGDGTRYGVNGFGNFVAGLVPADD
- a CDS encoding glycoside hydrolase family 27 protein, which translates into the protein MPSTTTTTTAQGSALVRSSRRRRWCTALATTALTVSAIALGVPAQAASPVATAAAPTVDEPAPLPPLGWNSWNTFYCNIDEQMVRQTADAMVSSGMAAAGYQYVVVDDCWMQDTRDANGNLRARTDRFPSGMKALGDYIHGKGLKFGIYHAPREKTCNQYFANLPGTSSYGRETQDANLFASWGVDYVKHDWCDPRGSASEQATVFKRFGDALKATGRPIVYSINPNSAHSNTAPTYSGWGAFSDMWRTSEDLSASWSTGCSPSADCFVGITEALDIVEPMREWTKPGQYNDPDMLMVGVRNALTATENRAHLSMWAMLSAPLIAGNDLRNMSADVRAVLTNRDVLAIDQDPLVRQADRVRDDGDAEVWAKPLADGSVAVVLLNRGSGSRQISTTLGQVGLGSGTHQYREVWTGATGTTTGQLSAQVAQHGVALFRVTPGGTTPPPTGGTLVSASSGRCLDVPGSATANGTGLVIWDCHTAPNQTWTAGTDGTLRSLGKCLDAPPSATAGTRVQLWDCNGGTNQQWTTQADGTIRGVRSGLCLDVDRNLTANNTAVLLWTCTGAANQVWSRR